aagtgctgggattacaggtgtgagccactgcacccagccctgattTCTATACTCTGAAAATTAATTGGTTAAGTGCCTGAATGCTAGACATTGCCTCACCAAAAccagaattatttatataatgttttctctttttttgagacagagttttgctcttttgcccaggctggagtgcagtggcatgatcttggctcactgcaacctccaccctctgggttcaagtgattcccctgcctcagcctccccagtagctgggattataggtgcatgccaccacacccagctaatttttttgcttttagtagagatgaggttttaccaggttggccagtcttgtcttgaactcctcacctcaggtgatccacctgcctcagcctcccaaagtgctaggattacaggcgtgagccaccgcacccagccttatatGTTTTCAACAACGGCACAGCAGCATTTCTCCCACATTATAGTTTTGCAGCACTACTTATCACTGTGCCTCCTTTCTCTCTGAtgctcttttctgtgttttctttcctttcttttctttctgtgctttcaTCTGAATACTTGCCTGTTTTCCAGTTCGTAAATTCACTATTTTGCTGCTTCTAATCTGCTCTAAATCTCATctaatgaattctttttttaaaataacaactttaGTAGGATATACTGTATATCTAGTCATACAATCAACTGTacctatttaaaatgtatagtttgATGAGTTTTAAGTTATGTATATACCCATACAACTACAACCATAATCAAGATGCAGATCATTCTTGTGGTGCCTAATgtctataattccaacactttgggaggctgaggtgggagatcacttgagcccaggagtagttcaagaccagcctgggcaacatggcaagacccaaaaaaagaaatttaaaaattagttgggcgtggtggtgcatgcccgtagttctagctacttaggaggctgaggtgggaggatcgcttgagcctgggaggtcgaggctgcagtgtgttGTGatagtgccaccacactccagcctgagcaacagagtgagaacccattgcaaacaaaccaacaaaaaaacttGCAGATCACTGTTATCATCTCCAGAAGTTTATTTGTGCCCCTTTTTCTCACATGTCTCCCTCTATATCTggtcccaggcaaccactgatttgctGTCATGACAGATTAGTTAgcatttttctagaattttatgtaaatgggattacacattatgtattcttttgtttttggcttctgctgctattaggttggtgcaaaagtaattttgttttttgccaaAGTAATGCAGtgagtaatggcaaaaactgaaattacttttgcaccaacctagtataACAATTTTGAGATTCATGCACTCTATTGAGTGATTGATAGTTCATTTAATTGAATATTTGGTTGCGGAGTTAATTGAATGTATTTTGTTCAtctattcacctgttgatgggTATTTGAGACATTTCAGGTTTTGTGATCCTGTGAATAGATACTGTCAATATTCTTGTACAAATCTTGGTatacccaggcacagtggctcatacctgtaaacccagcacttagggaggcaaaggtggccagatagcttgagctcaggaatgcaagacctgcttgggcaacatagtgaacctCTGTtctcaattacaaaaaaaatttttgactttattttaaaatcctctaAATCTTAGTATAGATGTATATTTTAGTTTCTCTTGGGTGAATACGTGATAGCCATTTTTAGGCATCAACTTGGCTGAACTATAGTCTCCAGTTATTTAATCAAATACAAATCTGAGAGTTGCTATGAaggtagtttttgttttgaaacagggtctcactttgttacccaggctaagtgcagtggtgccatcatagctcactgaagtcttgaccttctggactcaagcaatcctcccaccgcagcctcctgagtatctgggattataggcataccaccatgccctgctaatttttaaaaatatttttgtagagatgaggtctcactatggtgcccaggcttgtcccaaactcctgggctcaagtgatcctcctgcctcagcctctcaaaatgttgggattacaggcatgagccactatgctgggCCTGAAGGTGTTTTTGTGGATGTAACTAAAAATCGTAAATTGATTTTAAGTAAGAAAGATTATCCTAGGCAATCTGGTTGGTCCAGATTCAATCAGTGGAAAGTCTTTAAAAGCAGagttgaagaagaagaaattctgcctggGGACTATGACTTCAGTCCTTGCCTGAAAGTTCCAGcctattctcctgcctgcctTACAGATTTCCAATTTGCCCAATCAGCCCCGCTCCCCCTGCATAAGtcaattccttgaaataaatctCTCACTGTGTATCTCCtactggttctgcttctctgttGGAACTCTGACTGATACCGATTTGGTACTTTCAGTGCCACTTTCAGTggctctagaggaacagaatctTGAGGATGAGTTTTCTGAATTGGTTCTGCATTTTCTTGAATTGGTTCTCTTGTATGATTACATTTAAAGGCACTAGCGACTCTATTTTCAGTGGTGAAGAGGGCATTGGGAGTCCATGGCATGATAAAGCATTGAATATGCCTAATGAAACACCTATAGAAAGCAAGGTCATGAGTGACTGTGTATTTTTTACCTTAGAATATTTTAGTTAAACTAAGGAACAGAATAGCATTGGCCAAAACTGCACTGAAGAAAGTAGGCaaagaaaaggatgagctcaggatttcaaaTTCCCAGCTTTAAGTGTTTAAAGCTTTAAGCTATGCATAGATGGCCTGGAAGCTTCTATATCTGTCCTGAAAGGAACCCTTAGGGCCATGATTTCTGAAAGCAAACCCAGAGTCTCATTCTGCAAGGGGCTGATAGGGATGCTGTTTAGAGCCTTTGGCAGGCCACTGTAGGTGAATCATGCTGCAGAACCGTAAGATTTTGGAGCAAAGCCCTGCAGATTAGTACTGTCCTCTTGAGAAAAAACGTTTGGCTTGCTGGGCCTCAGCAGAGACTGAACAGTTAACTGTGGGTCATCAAGTTACCATGTGACCTGAGCTGCTCATCATGAACTAAGTGTTATCTGATCCACCAAGCTATAAAGTTGTGCACTCACAGCAACACTCCATTATCAAATTGAAGTGGTATATATCAGATTGGGCTCAAATGGGCCCTGAAGGCATAGGTAAATTGCACGAGGAAGTGGCCCAAATGTCCATGGCCCCCACTCCTGCTACATTaccttctctctcccagcctgcaCCTATGGCCTCATGGGGCATTCCTTACGACCACTTGACTGAAGAAGGGAAAACTCAGTTGTGGTTTATAGCCGAGGTTTATGACGGTTTTGCACAATATGCAGGCACCAGGTGAAAACAAAACTAGTGTCCCTTTCTGGGACATCCCTGAAGAataatggtgaaaaaaaaattcccccagTTGGCAGAACTTTGATCAGTGTACTTGGTTGTTCATTTTGCCTGAAAGTAGAAATGGCCAGAAGCTCTTCTAACTAAGAGGTCTTAGTTCCAACAGAAGGAACGCTTCCACCAGGAGACCCAACAACATTTCCATTGAATTGGGAGTTAAGGCAGTCACCTGGCCACTTAGGGTTTTTCATGCCTCTAAACAACAGGTAAAGTAGGAAGTTCCTCTACTGGCTGAGGTGACTAATCCTGATTACTAAGCAGGAAATTCAGTTGCTACTACAGGATGGAGATGTATTAATAATAGGTAACTTTACATTGCAGTATTAAGTTATAAGACATCAAAGGTGGAGAAGAAACATCACTCAAGGACATTGCATCCCCTTGGGAAAAGTGTTGTTACGTTTTCAATAGTATGCAGGATAGTTatatcatgttaagtgaaagtatgactttgctattgtctttaaatttttttattttttatcttttttttgagacatagtctcattctgtcgcccagggtggagtgcaatggtgagatcttggctcactgcaacctctgcctcccaggttcaagcgattctcctgcctcagcttcctgagtagctgggattagaggcatacgccaccacgcccagttatttttgtatttttagtagagacagggtttcaccatgttggccaggttggtctcaaactcctgacctcatgatccacccgccttggcctcccaaagtgctgggattacaggcgtgagccaccgcgcccagccaaaaacattttttttaaagatagggtcttgctgtgttacccaggctggagtacagtggtgggatcataggtcactgcagccttgaactcctgggctcaagggatcctcctgcctcaggttcccgagtagctaggactacaggtgtacactcCCAcactggctaattaaaaaaatgttttttgtagaggtgaggtctctaggttgcccaggctggtcttgaactcctgggctgaagtgatcctcttgccttggcctcccaaagtgctgggattacagggtccCTGGTCTGTTACTGTCAGCCTTTAGAGATCAAGTATGGTTAAGGAGATGTGTAGGAGTGTGATTGCCGGGTCATCAGTCTAAATTTTAGCTATCCTAATGAGAGTGTTGtggttttaaatggaaaaatcccTAGTTGACTAAAGATGTTGATAATCTCTCCCTTGCTTATAGCCCATTTTTATATCCTGTGAACTATTTACTAAAGCCTTGCCCATTGGTTTATTGGGCtggtttattattcatttataagAGTTCTTcatgtattctggatacaagaCTTTTGTCTAATGCTTTCTATTGCAAACTCTCCacctgtggcttgccttttcattttcttaatggtgtcgcTCAAAGAGtaccagtttttaattttgatagagtTCAACTTATCaaccgctttttttttttttttttttgagacagggtctcactctgtcacccaggctggagtgcagtggcaccatctcagcccactgtaacctctacctcccaggttcaagtgatcctccttcctcagccccacaggtagctgagactacaggcacagcccagctaacttgtattttttgtagagacagcattttgccatgttgcccaggctggtcttgaactcctgagctcaagtgttctgcctgccttggcctcccaaagtgctgggattacaggtgtgagccaggccACAAATCACTTTTTATGGTTCATACTTTTTGtgtcctaagaaatctttgcctatccCAAGGTCACaaatactttttctatgttttcttctaaatttttttttatagttttagcttttaaatttaggtttatcatccattttgagttaccTCACGTGGCTCCTTCAGTGCTTCTGAAATCTATAAATGCATCCTCCACCAACCTCAAATATAAGTAAACCTTGCCACCTCCGTCTCCTTTACTCCTCATTCAATTCATTGCCAAGTCCTGTCATTTTACCACTAAATAGTGCTCTTCTCTGCCACCACCCTCCTGCCTTGCCTTGACTACCTGGCCAGTGGCCTCCTAACTGGCTTCCCAGCCCCAACTTTGAGACTCTCATCAGACCACTCTTCACATTGCTATCTAAGTAACTTAAAAACAGACATAATGGGCCgggggtgaggtggctcacgcatgtaatctcagcactttgggaggccaaagcgggtggatcatgaagtcaggagattaagactatcctggccaacatggtgaaactccgtttccaccaaaaatacaaaaaaaattagctgcgtgtggtggcatgcgcctgtagtcccaggtactaaggaggctgaggcaggggaatcacttgaacctgagaggcagaggttgcagtgagccaagatcggccactgcactccagtctgcctctcaaaaacaaaaaacagacataaTCATCAAGTGCTTTCCCCGGCAACCCTGCTGAAAAATACCTGAATGGCTTATCTCAAGCATTCAGATTAAAGTCCCAAatccggccgggtgcggtggctcacgcctgtaatcccagcactttggggggccaaggcgggcggatcacaaggtcaggagttccagaccagcctggccaaggcggcgaaaccctgtctctaacaaaaatacaaaaattagtcaggtgtggtggtgcgcgccggtagtccagctactcgggaggctgaggcaggagaatcgcttgaacccaggaggcggaggttgcagtgggctgagatcaagccattgcactccagcctgggtgacctgggtgacagcgcaagactctgactcaataaataaataaataagttcccAATCCTCACCTGTTCTTGCCTACCTCTTCCCACACTCGCAGTCTACTCCACATTGAATGTTCTTTAGCGCTCTCCATTCTGGCCATGCCAAGACCTCACCCCTTGGAGCAACTAACTCCTCCCAACTCAATTTCTCAGATTCTACCCTCTTCATCCTCAACTAAATTAATTCCTCCATAAAGATTCTCTCAGTACCATATACCTCTCAGAAGATTTTTACTAACTGAAAACTTAATTTTGTCTGATTCTCCCATGAATGTTTTCCTTCTCCACCAGATCTCAAACTTCATGAGGTCAGGGACTCCGTTGACCCCATATGGTACTCCCAGCTCCTTGAACACGGAAGAAGTCTCATTacataagtaataaaaataaaataaattaggaaaatggGAATTATAAAGGGATAGGCTGGTGGCTGCTTACGATTCCTTCAGTGGTAATACCTGGTGCAAAATAATGACAGTCTCTGCCCTTTTCCAAGCAGCCTGCTAGGTGGAACGAAGGAAGGCCTTGCGACTCAACTAGGGAGAACAAACGTGTGATCCAGAGCGGCGCGCAGAAATCCGACGAAACCCCATATTATTCACGGGCGTTGCTCCTAGGGCGAGGGTGGCTCGGTTCCAAGAGCTTTTTGCCAGGAGATCACCTGGAGCAACTCAGCACTACCTGCAGCGGCGCAGCTCACCCAGCCCAGCGACCGCGTGGGTAGGCGGGCTAGGGGCGGGGCCACGCCTTCCAGGGTCCATCCCCACCCCCTGCGGCGTGCGCGCGCCCGTCCGCCCGCTCCCTTGCGCGTGCGCCGCCGGTCGGGGGCGGAGGTTGTGGGCGGTGGCGGCTGCCGAGGGGGCGCGCGCGTTCTCGCTCCCTCGCGCCGGTTCGCGCTCCCGCGCCGGGGCtgaagcggcggcggcggtggtggTGACTGAGGTGGCGGCGGCTGAGGCGGCGCGGGGGGAGGGTCGGGAGGGGGGGTGGTTGTGGGGGATGGACCGGGTGCTGCGGCCGCAGTGGAAGGAGCTGGCGCTTGAGCTCGAGCGACGGCGCTGGCGGAGACGCCGGCtgctcctcccctccccgccgGTGAGTGAGCGCCCCCGCCCCGGACGCTGGCGCCGGTCGCGGCCCCCTCACGGCCCTCCGCGGTGGGTGGGGACAATCGTGAGGGAGCGTGGCCCGGCGGCGCAGCGGACGCGGGCCTGGCCTCCCGCTCGCGGCCTGTCGGGGCTCGGACCCGCCGTCGCCCCCGTTCGAGGTTGAAGCCCCGGGCCTAGGACTCGACCCCCAGCATCCCACTGGGCTTCTTTTCTTTCCCGGCTCATTCCGCTGTCATTTTGACCTGGGGTTCCCTCTCCAGCCCCTCGCCTCGTCCCCTTCCCAGCATCCCGGGGCCGAGGTGAGGGAGGGGCGTGTGAGAAGTCGGGCCAAGGCCCGAGGGACTGTTAGGAGCCGGTTCCCGTCGGGGTCTGGGGTTTTAGGAGCCCTCGATCGCCATGGCGTCCCAGAAGTTAGCCACCAGGACTCAGCCATTTCCACCTGAAACCAGTTTTGCaccttttgttttgattttgaacTGTCGTTCGAGGGGAGGAGGGAGCCCGGCGTACTGGGGAGAATAGATGGTGGGAGGTGGGATGTGAGAAGTAGCTAGCTGGCTGGGCTTGGCCTCAGGATGCCCCCTGTTAACCCCTGTAGGATAGAGGAAAGGGGTGCAGCGAGTTGCACCTTCCCTAAAGGGCCAGAGATCGGTTTATAGCTTGCGAATCTCTGCTTTTTCAGCCTCGGTGCAGGGGTATCATTCGTGGTTGGTTTGGTTCGTCCCTTAACAACATTCTTGGTGAGGAATCCCCAGGTGAATCTGCTGCTAAGTGAAGCAGCTCACTTGAGCTGTTGGCTACCCCCGGCCCCCCCAACGCCCGTTGGCTTTTGTGACACGTTACATGTTAGTGTTGGGTAGAGCCTAGCCATCAGAGGTACCTGTACTATAAGCATCTCTATAAAAAGTCTGAATTCCTAAATTAGCttattctgttctttaaaaaaaatcaatccaggGCTTAAATATCAGATAgctgctttaaaataaaacaaaattttgattTGTTCCAGGAgatagatacatttttttctctgtatattaGAAGATCGAAACTCAAATTGTGAGTAGGTGGTAGTTTTACTAGTGTCATGTGACAAAACGATGTTTATAGATGGCATTTTAACTTAACAATAACCTTGTCCTCTACCAACAGAGttggcttgtatttttttttgcaatCACACACCCACTCTCTGGCTAGTGtagaaagattaaaaaactaCTTCTGGTCTGTGGGTGGTAACCTTTTAATTTCTAAAGAGTTTTGAACTGCTTATAGATTGCTGATCAACAGCATAGGAAAATTTTAGACATTAAAAATTCATTAGCATGTGATGGAGATCTGTTATAATTATGAGCATTGATTAAGATTTGATATGGTGTAGGTGCTGTGTACTATGTGTAAGAATGAGATTTCTCAGAGCATTTGCATCTTAAGGTAAACAGAAGCACAGACTGCTGACAGTGTTGTGACACCTTGCAGTAGGACTTTTTTATGAGCACAGAAACCTGTAGTCTACAATCTGATGAAGAACCCCAGTGCCCTAGACTAGTTGGTGACCAACCACCATTACTTTGGTCCTTCTTGATGGTAGAGTATTTCCCCTTTTCTGCAAGACTACTTATGCCTCTCATAAAATGTACAGAACATATAATGGCTCAGGGCTTACTTAGGTTTAAGCTCCTCAGAGTGGCAATTAGGGaccattcattaatttattcatcaaatacttattgagccCTTACTTTGTTTCAGGATGTTTTCTAAGTACTGAGCTACATTGTTGGGACAAAACAGACAAGGCCTGTTCCCTAATTAAGCTTTATTCTGTATGTATGGGAATAAGGAATAtacaacaaacaagcaaataggATCATTTCAGATAATGGTATAAATCAGTGGTTAGTAAACTTTTTTTGGTAAAGGACCAGAAAGTACAGTACATATCAGGGTTTTTGGGCCATATGATCTCTTttgcaactactcaattctgttttagtacaaaagcagccacagacagttCATGAACAAACATGTTTATGTTCCAGTTAAACTtgggacactgaaatttgaatttcataaaattttcacatgtcacagaatattatgagtttttaaaaacatttttccctagccatttaaaaatgtagaaccaTTCTTGGCCATGGAAAACGGGGCAAGGTGGATTTGGCCTATAGATTATAGTTTAgccttttatagaaaaagtttgctgacccctaatatgaattatgaagaaaataaaacaagctgATGTGACAAGTGAATGACTGAAAGGTGGGTGGAGGGTTACTTAGTGAGAGGAGGCCTCACTAAGGAGAAGGTATTTGAGTTGTGACCTGAAAAATGGGAGTGCTTTCCTGGTAAATGAAACCGTGAGTGCAAAGGTCTGCAGGTGCGGATGAGCTGCTCTTGTTTTCCAGCGTTGAACTTCCCCACATAGCATGTCATTCTTACCTTTATGTCTTTGTTAGAATGTTCTTCTTCATGTAATAAGATAGtacctttctctctcctcttcctgatCCTGCCTTACAGTACCCATGGAGTAAGACTGCAGTGGAGTTTCACCTCATCCCAGGGTTAGGTCCTCAAGTTAGTGCATGAGACAAAAATCCCATAAGATGAACACTCTCCTTGAGAATTCCATAAATTGCTCAAAAAGTATGGTATGAATGTTTTTGTATATATAGTTGTATAAAATTCTTACGAATATTAAAGGCTGAGAGCCACAGAGCTTGACTGGGGGAAAGAGCAAgaggaaataaattattatatagaTATCTGGGCCTTCAGactatttggcttttaaaaactgCTGTGGAGTCCCTATCAGAGAGTGGGGGATGGTGTAGAATTTTGATATGTTCCTGTTTCCATGCAGggtttaattctatttttatgttgTCTCTATTACATTAATCCATGCTCATAGATATGTTGtgaatattaaacaaaataatgtatttgaaagAGCCTGGCACTTAAGATAGTCAGTAAACATTTGAATCTGATTTTTACTTCTTTGGGCTCACATACATACTGTCCTTTGAAAAGTTGTAGAGAACTTAGCCACCTGTTTCCTGTCTTTCCATATTGGCATTTCCTGTTGTGACTCCACTGAACagctgtccctctctgtctttgagCATTGGTCACATTCTGCCAGAGGTTGGCTTCTAAGTTAAATGGTTATATGATGTAACTCTGTTCGTTCTGCCACATGACCTTAAAGTGTTTGAGCACTGCTGTTATGTCTCCCATTTAAGTCTTCACTTTGCAGAGCTAaacgtttttatttttctttttttaaagatgttatagagagagacggggtctcatatgttgcctaggctggtctcaaactcctggcctcaagtgatcctccttgaCTTgggctccaaaagtgctgggtttgtaagcatgagccaccatgccccagccaTTGTAATTTCTGttagctttttcttattttttcatcctTCTGGTTGTTCTTGTAAGTGAGctagtttatcttttttatctttttttttttttaattttgctactCTGAAGTACATTTTAAGGTACAAACTCAAGTTTTATCTCCTTGACGAAGTCTTTCCTGATAATTCTAGACTTTTAAATTCTTAATATACTTTTATGTTTActcttcaatttaattttttcttatttttgtattttatactaGTTTCATGAGCATTTGACTTCACACTGCGACAAcaagcttcttgaaggcaaagacCCTGTTTTAAGTATCTTTTGTGTCCTAGATGCACTGAATAAAATTCCAGGGATGCAGTTGATCataaatttgttataatttttaaaaatagactttaaagtttagatttacagaaacaTTGCGAAGATAGTGCAGAGTTCCTGCCTATCCTACACTGTTTCCCATGTTATTAACGTCTTACATTCCTGTGATCATTTGTCAGTATTaataaaccaatattgatacattatcaCAGAGACCATACTTTATCAGGTTTCCACAGGTTTTTCCTTAATGTTGTTTCACTATCCCAGGATCCCAGGATCCCATCCACGATACCGCATTACATTTAGTAATTATGTCTCCTTAGCTCCTCTTGGTTGTGacaatttctcagactttccCTGTATTTAATGACCTTGGCAGTTTTGAAGATTACTggtcaggttttgtttgtttttttgagacaggatttccctctgtcaccaagactggtgtgcagtggcacgatctcagctcactgcagcctcaacattctggggtcaagtgatcctctgacctcaacatccagagtagctgggcccacagatGGTGCCatcatgctctgctaatttttgtactttttgtagagatggggttttaccatggtgcccaggctggtctcgaactcctagaacCAAgcaatccgccctcctcagctttccaaagtgctgagattaccactgtgcccagccacggTCAGGTATTTTTATAGAATGTTCTTTGGGAtttatctgttgtttttcttgtgGTTAGGCCAATAATGTAATATGCTTTTGGAAGGAAGACCACAGGGGTAAAGTGTCATTCTCATCACATATTAGGGATGTATACTCCCAGTATGACTTATCAGTGTTGATGTTAACCTTGCTTATCTGGCTTGAGGCAGTGTTTTCTGCGAAgttactctttcttcttctctttcctacTATACTCTGGAAAATCGTCACTATGTACAGCCTACACTTAGTGGTGATGAGTTATGTTCTACCTCCTTACGGGTGGCGTATCTACTTAAATTTCATTGCTAAATGGtttcagctttggccattgggagctctttaAGTTGGTTCCTGTATCCTTTCTCTTTGACATACCTCCATGATTGTATGtgtactttcttactttctggcaaCATAAGATGCTCTAAGgttcatcttgtatattttctgCTCCAGTCCTGTAAACAGTCAGTTCTCAAGGAGCCCTGGTACCTTTTATTGAAGAATGGTGTTACAAACCAAGATCTGGGTGATAGGTGTGCTTGTTGGTACTGAAGTATTGttgcttctaggccctctcagttgacagaggaaggaaatatatgtatacatattaacctgtgtatatgcacatatctatatatatttctatatgtaactGTATCTTTATTAAGCTAAACATGACTTCATGATGTGTCCAACTCTAATTCATTACCACATGTGTTATTCTAACCTTACCTTGCTTATATGTAACCTCCTGCTTCACCAGTGAAAAACCTGCCTCCCACCATCTGCCAGAATTGATTATTCAATTCCAGCATACATGTATAGTGGTTTC
This sequence is a window from Macaca fascicularis isolate 582-1 chromosome 2, T2T-MFA8v1.1. Protein-coding genes within it:
- the LOC141409761 gene encoding uncharacterized protein, with amino-acid sequence MASWGIPYDHLTEEGKTQLWFIAEVYDGFAQYAGTRARVARFQELFARRSPGATQHYLQRRSSPSPATAWVGGLGAGPRLPGSIPTPCGVRAPVRPLPCACAAGRGRRLWAVAAAEGARAFSLPRAGSRSRAGAEAAAAVVVTEVAAAEAARGEGREGGWLWGMDRVLRPQWKELALELERRRWRRRRLLLPSPPLFLKGLYTLEVLEEE